TCGAGGTAATCCTAATCGAGGTCGTTCAGGAAATGGATCCTCTACTCAACAGGAATTAATTAATGTTTCCATTGATAAAAGAGAAATTCGTGACTTTGTAGAAAGAAGAGACTATACAGGGTATAGCAGTTTGCCTCCTGGTATTCGTAGAAACCTCGCTAGAGGAAAACCCATTCCGCCAGGTATTGCCAAGCAAAGAAGAGTTCCTACTCGTTTACAGGAAAGGCTTCCTGACTATTCTGGATACGAATGGCGAATTTATGGCAATGACTTGGTGTTAGTTGCAACTGCAAATGGAATTATTGCAGAAGTTCTTTCTGGCATTTTAAGATAAGTGCCTATTCTCCTAACGTATAGGCAAGTTTATCAGCAATTCCTTCTACCCATTTTTCATCCTGTTTTGTGTAGCTACGAGGGGCATTTGCCACAACAAATAATGCCCCTTTTTTCCCCATAGGCTGACAAATTAAGGCTTGAGAATTTTCTGGAAGATAGTCAAATTCTATTTTGCCAGGATAAAGATTTAAATTGACCAAATAAACAGGTTTTTGCTTTTCTAAGACTCGCTTGAGAATTGCCCCTGGGGTAACTTCTGCTTTTGGGGCTAAAATGCCTCGCCGTAGTAAAACTTTGCCATCATAATAGATTAACAGCGATCGCGCTGGAGTATTCGTTAACAACATCAGAGAAGCCCATGCTAACTCTGCCTTCACTTCCTCTGATAAATCCTCAGCTAACTCAAACCCCTCTTCTCCCACTAACTCTACAGCCTCTGGGGGACGCGGTTGCACTCGTTGCCAAATTAATCCCACTAAAATTAGAATCGCACTGAGAAAAACCCCCATAGCATCAGAACGGGCTTGAGAAGACGTTAAAGAGGTAGTGACTAAGCGATTAATTAATAAAAGAGTGCCGCCTACCCCTCCAACAACAAGAGGTAGCAGGCGTAAAACCCAATTGGGATCAGAGGTTTTCATATTAAGAAAGAATTATCGCCCTGATTAAGATTTTTCCTCGCCAGGTTCCATGACTCGCTGAAACATATACCCTGTTCCCCGAGCGGTTAAAATTAACTCTGGGTTACTGGGGTCATCTTCCAGTTTAGCCCGTAAACGGGAAATATGGACATCTACCACCCGTGTATCCACATGACGTTCAGGGGTATAACCCCAAACCTCTTGCAGAATTTCTGAGCGAGAAAACGCCTCTCCCGAACGACCCACCATCAGTTCTAGGAGACTAAACTCCATTCCTGTTAAACGGATGCGTTCATCCCCTTTATAAACTTGGCGGCGGTTAGTATCAATTTTAATTGAACCCACCTGAATTACCCCAGAACTGGGAATCCCTGAGAGTCCTTCTTTATCCACTCGCCTTAAAACTGAGCGGATACGGGCTTCTAACTCTTTGGGAGAAAAAGGCTTAACGACATAATCATCTGCTCCTAATTCTAGCCCAGTAATGCGATCAGCAACATCTCCTAGAGCCGTTAGCATGATAATAGGAATATCCGATTCTTTCCGCAATTCTTGGCAAACGCCATAACCATCTAGTTTCGGCATCATCACGTCTAATACGACGAGATCAGGCTGATTTTCGTTAAACGTGGCAATGGCTTCTTCACCATCAGCGGCGGTGACAACATCATAACCAATCATGGATAAACGGGTTTCTAGAATGCGACGAATACTCGCTTCGTCGTCAACGACTAGAATTTTTTCTTTATGATTTTCCAAATTACTCAACACTCCTTATTTTTTCTAAATGTTTTTACTTATTGTTTCTATTTCTAGAATATCCTTTAGAGAGAGATTCTTAGCGACTACGTTATCTTCTCTTCCTGAAAATAATCAATTTCTAACATTGGTTTTAGGTTTATAAACTGTAAGGATACATCTTAACAATTTAAAACCAGTTGCAGAAAGTCTATTAATGTTCATTTAAAATGTCTAAAGCGAAAGTTATCTATGTTTGCAGTGCTTGTGGTGCTGAACATAACCAATGGTTTGGAAAATGTTCTAGCTGTGGAGCGTATGGGACATTAGAGGAAGAATTTGTCACTTCAGTGAATGCGAACCCTCGTACAGGATGGCAGTCGAATAAAGATTCTACCACTGTTACTCATAATAAGCCTCCGAAGGCTCGGATTTCCCTCAAGTTTTCTCAAATTAAAGATGATGAACAGCCTCGCTATCCTTCAGGTTATGGGGAGTTAGATCGCGTGTTAGGTGGCGGAATTGTGCCAGGTTCCTTGGTTTTACTTGGGGGTGATCCTGGGATTGGCAAGTCAACGCTATTATTACAGGTGGCAAACCAAACCGCCAATAGCCAGCGAACCTTATATGTTTCTGCGGAAGAGTCTGGGCAGCAGGTAAAGTTACGGGCTTCTCGCTTAGGAGTGGGGTTAACTGATTCTCCTGATGATCAGGTAGAGGAGAGTAATGGTCGTAAGCCCAAAAGTATGAGCCATGAAAATCTTTATGTGTTACCAGAAACGGATTTAG
This window of the Euhalothece natronophila Z-M001 genome carries:
- the rpaB gene encoding response regulator transcription factor RpaB codes for the protein MENHKEKILVVDDEASIRRILETRLSMIGYDVVTAADGEEAIATFNENQPDLVVLDVMMPKLDGYGVCQELRKESDIPIIMLTALGDVADRITGLELGADDYVVKPFSPKELEARIRSVLRRVDKEGLSGIPSSGVIQVGSIKIDTNRRQVYKGDERIRLTGMEFSLLELMVGRSGEAFSRSEILQEVWGYTPERHVDTRVVDVHISRLRAKLEDDPSNPELILTARGTGYMFQRVMEPGEEKS
- a CDS encoding cofactor assembly of complex C subunit B; this translates as MKTSDPNWVLRLLPLVVGGVGGTLLLINRLVTTSLTSSQARSDAMGVFLSAILILVGLIWQRVQPRPPEAVELVGEEGFELAEDLSEEVKAELAWASLMLLTNTPARSLLIYYDGKVLLRRGILAPKAEVTPGAILKRVLEKQKPVYLVNLNLYPGKIEFDYLPENSQALICQPMGKKGALFVVANAPRSYTKQDEKWVEGIADKLAYTLGE